One genomic region from Leptospira inadai serovar Lyme str. 10 encodes:
- the batA gene encoding VWA domain-containing protein BatA: MNEWEAPYYLFLLFPIWLWTAFSYWKKKPALTMELRIPGTDSIRRNFLREIVSKCFPLLRPVALSLLTISLAGPGQYYRFLPNETKGVDIMLALDVSGSMSRSRDFLPDTRLGVSKKLLREFIRKRETDRIGLVVFAGGAYLQSPLTSDRATLEEILGVVEEETVPEQGTAIGDAVILSSYRLRRSPARSRIIVLITDGVSNTGRIDPVTATEIADEIGIKIYSIGIGKEDQSYEINFDILSELSAKTGGMFYRAEDTSQLREVLAAIDALEKDPLALPPEEVRETDALYYLLVSLLLLAADLFIRTWFLRYYV, from the coding sequence ATGAACGAATGGGAGGCACCATATTATCTTTTTCTACTTTTCCCGATCTGGCTTTGGACGGCGTTTTCTTACTGGAAAAAGAAACCCGCACTTACCATGGAATTGCGAATTCCAGGAACGGATTCGATCCGACGAAATTTTTTACGTGAAATCGTTTCGAAATGCTTCCCGTTACTTCGACCCGTTGCCTTAAGTTTGTTGACGATCTCCTTGGCGGGACCCGGCCAATATTATCGGTTTCTCCCGAACGAAACGAAAGGCGTGGATATCATGCTGGCTTTGGATGTATCCGGTTCCATGTCTAGAAGCAGGGATTTTCTTCCGGATACTCGTTTAGGAGTTTCGAAGAAATTGCTGCGCGAATTTATCCGAAAACGGGAGACCGATCGAATCGGCTTGGTTGTGTTTGCGGGAGGAGCCTATTTGCAATCCCCTTTGACAAGTGATCGTGCCACTTTGGAGGAAATTTTAGGGGTGGTGGAGGAGGAAACGGTTCCCGAACAAGGGACTGCGATCGGAGATGCGGTCATACTTTCCTCATATCGATTAAGGCGTTCTCCCGCTCGATCCAGAATTATCGTTTTGATTACGGACGGGGTTTCCAATACGGGAAGGATCGATCCGGTCACGGCAACCGAAATTGCGGACGAAATCGGAATAAAAATTTATAGCATCGGAATCGGCAAGGAAGACCAATCCTACGAAATTAATTTCGATATTCTGTCGGAACTATCAGCCAAAACCGGCGGTATGTTTTATCGAGCGGAGGACACGAGTCAGCTTCGTGAGGTCCTTGCCGCCATCGATGCTTTGGAAAAAGATCCCCTGGCACTTCCTCCCGAAGAAGTAAGGGAGACGGACGCATTGTATTACTTACTTGTTTCGCTATTGCTTTTGGCTGCGGACTTGTTCATAAGAACTTGGTTTCTGAGGTATTACGTATGA
- a CDS encoding BatD family protein — MNVYRAFFLFIFLCSPVLAGEPRFYLSQSRAELGDPVFAVFELEGAAQVRILEKEVQGKGIKAVYWGMEDNTTILNYKAYRRKLLKYRLVVSSPGRYEVPEIGLEVDGKKVHSGVLAVEFGPKRSSPRGPGSIWSRFFSNESDQGPADENLKVVFQLDKKEVWAGQPVLGFFTLYYKDIVRPYFDRDPSSSIEFPYFRSEILSGMNLNIPETVVYEGVLYETFPYNKEFFILTPLKSGDYSLGSTAFHLEGQLQSYFHMRTLRSIPGKIRVRPLPTPSPANFEGAVGKFQVETEDAPEEAPEGEPFLFKIVIKGKGNLAPVQDPIREGCGQADCFPEITLVQSSPQREFRELDPGEYGFSLHYSYLYSALPSKQGLWNPGKLPFVFFDPYSGRYSEVSIRLPTVKIGPPSWKAVEPIPETSEIIKGKTVILVALFLGIAGAATVWFVRFRTVRRHEELLKRLDDWIGSKRGLVLKHSILAKGISEDEASLLIGWKSESSSLASLYPKLDSASRIYLLRSAELILGDIQQKEPL; from the coding sequence GTGAACGTATATCGTGCCTTTTTCTTGTTCATTTTCCTTTGTTCTCCCGTGCTTGCCGGAGAGCCTAGATTTTATCTTAGCCAATCGCGGGCCGAGTTAGGCGATCCGGTGTTTGCCGTATTTGAATTGGAGGGAGCTGCGCAGGTTCGGATCCTAGAAAAAGAAGTTCAAGGAAAGGGAATCAAAGCCGTTTATTGGGGGATGGAAGATAATACGACCATCTTGAACTATAAAGCGTACCGAAGGAAATTACTTAAATACAGACTAGTCGTTTCCTCTCCGGGAAGGTACGAAGTACCGGAAATAGGGTTGGAAGTGGACGGAAAAAAAGTTCATTCCGGCGTTCTTGCGGTGGAATTCGGACCGAAGCGTTCGTCTCCTCGCGGACCGGGTTCCATTTGGAGTCGGTTTTTCTCGAATGAAAGCGATCAAGGACCTGCGGATGAAAATCTAAAAGTCGTCTTTCAATTGGATAAGAAAGAGGTCTGGGCAGGACAACCGGTATTAGGATTTTTTACATTATATTATAAAGATATAGTACGTCCTTATTTCGATAGGGACCCTTCCAGTTCGATCGAATTTCCTTATTTCAGGAGCGAAATCCTATCCGGAATGAATCTGAACATTCCCGAAACCGTCGTTTACGAAGGAGTATTATACGAAACTTTCCCTTACAATAAGGAATTCTTCATATTAACTCCCTTAAAGTCGGGGGACTATTCCTTGGGCTCGACCGCGTTTCATTTGGAAGGCCAGCTTCAATCCTATTTTCATATGAGAACGTTGCGTAGCATTCCCGGTAAGATTCGCGTTAGGCCCTTGCCGACTCCGTCGCCTGCAAACTTCGAAGGCGCCGTCGGGAAATTTCAAGTCGAAACGGAGGATGCACCGGAAGAAGCTCCGGAAGGGGAGCCTTTTCTTTTCAAAATAGTGATCAAGGGAAAAGGGAATCTCGCACCCGTCCAGGATCCGATTCGAGAAGGGTGCGGCCAGGCCGATTGTTTTCCGGAAATTACCTTGGTTCAATCCTCTCCGCAGAGAGAATTTAGGGAACTGGATCCGGGAGAGTACGGATTCAGCTTACATTATTCTTACCTATATTCGGCCTTACCTAGTAAGCAGGGACTTTGGAATCCGGGAAAACTTCCGTTCGTTTTTTTCGACCCATATTCGGGCCGCTATTCCGAAGTTTCCATTCGACTGCCTACGGTAAAAATAGGCCCGCCTTCCTGGAAGGCTGTGGAGCCTATTCCTGAGACTTCCGAAATTATAAAAGGTAAGACGGTAATTCTGGTCGCTCTTTTCTTAGGGATTGCCGGAGCCGCAACGGTTTGGTTCGTCCGATTCCGTACTGTGCGGAGGCACGAAGAATTATTGAAACGACTTGACGACTGGATCGGTTCTAAAAGAGGTTTGGTATTGAAGCATTCGATTCTTGCCAAGGGCATTTCGGAAGACGAGGCTTCTTTATTGATAGGTTGGAAATCGGAATCGAGTTCTTTGGCGTCCCTATATCCGAAGCTTGACTCCGCTTCAAGAATCTATCTGCTTAGATCGGCAGAGCTGATCCTTGGCGATATACAACAAAAGGAACCCTTATGA
- a CDS encoding LB_053 family protein, producing MRVVLGWLLLFLAIDSVFGVSEEWNPQKVVIGQTSVYVLTFTEGEVTSPEVPALGMHADPEAPDLPLFEVFSSEIGQSRIRLEVAYYASGNFTLPIIWKDSTGKENSSKVGLQVETSLQEKDKSPEDVLPPDSFSGPYGWRLIGLLAGIAALLLGALYSYYLHKTRTKDPMDAILQTDPWIQKILRFENRLSELIESPPIPAREFYRLLSGYIREVVSKKLGLPTGHLTETELFAKIFDSFSLDEEVIRVWESRLRKTQYSSEESSLSKEEAIAALDFWKGAFEK from the coding sequence ATGAGAGTCGTTCTGGGTTGGCTCCTGCTATTCCTGGCGATCGATTCCGTCTTTGGTGTTTCGGAGGAATGGAACCCGCAGAAAGTAGTCATCGGGCAAACTTCCGTTTATGTTCTAACCTTCACGGAGGGAGAGGTTACGTCTCCCGAGGTTCCTGCGCTCGGTATGCACGCCGATCCCGAAGCTCCCGATCTGCCTTTATTCGAAGTTTTCTCCTCCGAAATCGGGCAGAGTCGGATTCGTCTCGAGGTGGCGTATTATGCCAGCGGTAATTTTACTCTGCCGATCATCTGGAAGGATTCGACCGGCAAGGAGAACTCGTCTAAAGTCGGGTTGCAGGTTGAAACTTCCCTACAGGAAAAAGATAAATCGCCGGAGGACGTCCTACCTCCGGATTCGTTTTCGGGACCATACGGCTGGAGATTGATCGGCCTTTTGGCCGGAATCGCCGCCTTACTTTTAGGAGCTCTTTATTCCTATTATCTCCATAAGACGCGGACGAAGGATCCGATGGACGCTATTCTACAGACCGATCCCTGGATTCAAAAAATTCTTCGGTTTGAAAATCGGTTAAGCGAATTGATCGAATCTCCTCCCATTCCTGCGCGAGAGTTTTACAGGCTACTTTCCGGATACATTCGGGAAGTGGTTTCTAAAAAGCTCGGTTTGCCTACAGGGCATCTTACGGAAACGGAATTATTCGCGAAGATATTCGATTCTTTTTCGCTCGACGAGGAAGTAATTCGGGTTTGGGAAAGTCGCTTGCGAAAAACGCAATATTCCTCGGAAGAATCCTCTCTCAGCAAGGAAGAAGCGATCGCGGCTCTGGATTTTTGGAAGGGAGCCTTCGAAAAATGA
- a CDS encoding LIC20035 family adhesin has translation MKRIVILFFAAAILARCSSLNIAENKGKDQEFQILDPNLRVEKFKETFNLKAEGPVTLDCSGKPCTPDLVSALTPDQIKKLKRNGTWKEYAEKEDANKKKFSVLARVGDYKDDKREGIWKTLYETGETLRETPYAVGLKDGEEKKLTKDGTQTESTAFKADKKNGPYWSKSDKGFLLEEGAYADDKKVGTWKEYYAEDGAKKSVTDYKNGQKSGHEINYQKDGNTLSSEGNYTEDLKIGTWKNYYDNGQVQAEGAYAPKGTGTDRKSLRTGPWKEYYKNGKVFAEGQRDHTRKGDWKFYWSNGNIAYKGAMSNEFMMSSAEAYDKEGQIIGKGKMSFSILLIDDKNDELNAKFRPDLPFTYYKNGKKSFDIIDENRAVEYDESGAKLGEGPIMVGTNAKNGCWSTPQGKKYFINGKENAKMGEMQNCK, from the coding sequence ATGAAACGTATTGTAATTCTCTTTTTCGCCGCGGCGATTCTCGCTCGGTGCTCTTCACTTAACATTGCGGAAAATAAAGGCAAAGACCAGGAGTTCCAGATTTTGGATCCGAATCTGCGGGTAGAAAAGTTTAAAGAAACATTCAACTTAAAAGCCGAAGGCCCCGTTACTCTGGATTGTTCCGGAAAGCCCTGCACGCCCGATCTAGTCTCGGCCTTGACCCCGGATCAGATTAAGAAACTGAAACGAAACGGGACTTGGAAGGAGTACGCCGAGAAGGAAGACGCAAATAAAAAGAAATTCAGCGTGCTCGCTCGTGTAGGCGACTACAAGGACGATAAGCGGGAGGGAATCTGGAAAACTCTCTACGAGACCGGAGAAACATTGCGGGAAACTCCGTACGCGGTCGGCTTAAAAGACGGGGAAGAAAAGAAGCTGACGAAAGACGGCACTCAAACCGAAAGCACGGCATTCAAAGCCGACAAGAAGAACGGACCATACTGGTCTAAATCGGATAAAGGATTTCTTTTGGAAGAGGGCGCTTACGCCGACGATAAAAAAGTAGGAACCTGGAAGGAGTATTACGCGGAAGACGGGGCTAAAAAATCCGTGACCGATTACAAAAACGGACAAAAGAGCGGTCACGAAATCAATTATCAAAAGGACGGTAACACTCTCTCTTCCGAAGGCAATTATACCGAGGATTTAAAGATCGGTACTTGGAAGAATTACTACGACAACGGACAGGTTCAGGCGGAAGGTGCCTATGCTCCCAAGGGCACCGGTACGGATAGAAAGTCGCTTAGGACCGGCCCCTGGAAAGAATATTACAAAAATGGAAAGGTTTTTGCGGAAGGCCAAAGAGATCATACTCGCAAAGGCGATTGGAAATTCTATTGGAGCAACGGAAATATCGCGTACAAGGGAGCGATGTCGAACGAATTCATGATGTCTTCCGCAGAAGCGTACGATAAGGAAGGGCAAATCATCGGAAAAGGAAAAATGAGTTTTTCCATCCTTCTCATCGACGATAAGAACGACGAATTGAACGCAAAGTTCCGCCCCGACCTCCCGTTTACATATTATAAAAACGGCAAGAAGAGTTTCGATATAATCGATGAAAATAGGGCGGTCGAATACGACGAGTCGGGAGCTAAATTGGGAGAAGGACCCATCATGGTCGGGACGAATGCCAAGAACGGATGTTGGTCCACACCCCAGGGAAAGAAATACTTCATCAACGGTAAGGAAAACGCCAAAATGGGAGAAATGCAGAATTGTAAATAA
- a CDS encoding DUF58 domain-containing protein, which yields MLRKEYQSLIRLLEFKEKGFSQRERQGSAASQRKGRGLDFKDVRPYSVGDDTRLIDWNVTSRLGELHVREFYEEKERLGVFFLDISESMNWSSGDRTKAENAFQVLALLVLLYVRKGNLAKIFLYSDRLEHETGYVRTVEEALPVLERIRKRVSRSPKTDPNLPFVLLKDRIRRHTDSFILSDFNNIPPLRKLAGLRKFHTLHAIRFIDPLESSPPRGLFSFFLRRDPETGGPSWNESGEMHLRSNLEQLFRERILDLEGSDEDPSRILSYWWREK from the coding sequence ATGCTTCGAAAGGAGTATCAAAGTCTGATTCGACTCCTGGAATTTAAGGAGAAAGGATTTTCTCAAAGAGAAAGACAAGGATCCGCGGCCAGTCAAAGGAAGGGTCGGGGACTCGATTTTAAGGACGTTCGCCCTTACTCCGTCGGGGACGATACCCGCCTCATCGACTGGAATGTGACCTCCCGCTTAGGAGAACTTCACGTCCGGGAATTTTACGAAGAGAAGGAAAGACTGGGCGTGTTTTTTCTCGATATATCCGAATCGATGAACTGGAGTTCGGGGGATCGGACAAAGGCGGAAAACGCATTTCAAGTTCTGGCTTTATTAGTATTATTGTATGTTCGCAAAGGGAACTTGGCGAAAATTTTTTTGTACTCGGACCGATTGGAGCACGAGACGGGGTATGTTCGCACGGTGGAAGAAGCACTTCCGGTTTTGGAGCGGATTCGAAAGAGAGTCTCTCGCAGTCCTAAAACGGATCCGAATCTTCCGTTTGTTCTGCTCAAGGACAGAATCAGACGTCATACGGATTCGTTCATTCTATCAGATTTTAATAATATTCCTCCTCTGCGAAAGCTCGCCGGATTGAGGAAATTTCATACTTTGCACGCCATTCGTTTCATCGATCCTTTGGAGTCCTCTCCGCCGCGAGGTTTGTTCTCTTTTTTCTTAAGAAGAGATCCCGAGACAGGCGGTCCATCTTGGAATGAGAGCGGAGAGATGCATCTTCGTTCCAATCTGGAGCAACTATTTCGGGAAAGAATTTTAGATCTCGAAGGTTCCGATGAGGATCCGTCCCGGATTCTTTCTTATTGGTGGAGAGAAAAATGA
- a CDS encoding AAA family ATPase, translated as MENNSLTEADLVFAKDTLDKIRDELSREITGQDAVVRSLLLSLTCQGHVLLEGMPGLAKTLLAKSLSAALDLDFKRVQFTPDLLPADLVGTVVFNPKDGDFRTRKGPIFTGILLADEINRAPAKVQSALLECMEERTVTIGENTFPLERPFLVLATENPIDQDGTYPLPEAQTDRFFMKVLVDYPAMNEELAILDQHGRLSPGERRIRKVAGSREILKLSSLVDKVHIEPKLKSYIVRLVRNTRPEEKTIPDLLPYVKHGASPRASLSLLKAAKARALWEGRDYVIPEDVKASLPEILRHRILLTFEAISEEVGIESVIQTVSEATQVL; from the coding sequence ATGGAAAATAATTCCTTAACCGAAGCGGACTTAGTTTTTGCGAAAGACACACTGGATAAAATTCGAGACGAACTGTCTCGGGAGATCACGGGACAAGACGCGGTCGTCCGCAGTTTACTACTTTCTCTAACCTGTCAAGGCCATGTGCTCTTGGAGGGGATGCCCGGTCTAGCGAAGACGCTCTTGGCCAAATCCTTGTCCGCCGCCTTGGACCTGGATTTTAAGAGAGTGCAATTCACTCCGGACTTGCTTCCCGCCGATCTAGTGGGGACAGTCGTATTCAATCCGAAGGACGGGGATTTTAGAACCCGAAAGGGTCCGATCTTTACCGGGATTCTCTTAGCGGACGAGATTAACCGAGCACCCGCAAAGGTGCAATCCGCCTTATTGGAATGTATGGAAGAACGAACCGTAACGATCGGTGAAAATACGTTTCCATTAGAGCGCCCTTTTCTAGTTCTTGCTACGGAAAATCCGATCGATCAGGACGGAACCTATCCGCTGCCGGAAGCTCAGACGGATCGATTCTTTATGAAGGTTCTGGTGGATTATCCGGCAATGAACGAAGAGTTGGCCATCTTGGATCAACATGGTCGCTTATCACCAGGTGAAAGGCGAATTCGGAAAGTGGCCGGATCTAGGGAAATTCTCAAACTTTCCTCTTTGGTGGACAAGGTTCACATAGAGCCCAAATTAAAAAGTTATATCGTAAGATTAGTTCGTAATACCCGCCCGGAGGAAAAAACGATTCCGGATCTGCTTCCATACGTAAAACACGGAGCGTCTCCGAGGGCAAGTCTCAGTTTATTAAAGGCCGCAAAGGCCCGCGCGCTTTGGGAAGGCCGGGATTACGTAATTCCGGAGGATGTGAAGGCCTCTTTACCCGAGATTCTTCGTCACAGAATTCTTCTCACATTCGAAGCCATTTCCGAAGAGGTCGGAATCGAATCGGTGATCCAAACGGTTTCGGAGGCCACGCAGGTCTTATAA
- a CDS encoding LIC20036 family protein gives MNETKPKFEISGPKAIALGFLFAAPIFFLLGYWSKGCGSIGRQAKVTYSGSFTEGTLVSLDEKKLVLKDPDFTIPLETIEKIEFLEDARSLQAGQVPLSDAEKNFIGTYKLQVGMHKGVLVLFPRKTGGIGGTMRFSNWGKGVNESLGQIKVIGKSIRYTRSCTGARCSEIGSNVPFSQTYTGELEGKKIQGAYQGTNSSGRWTAER, from the coding sequence ATGAACGAAACAAAACCTAAGTTTGAAATTTCGGGTCCCAAGGCGATTGCCTTGGGATTTCTATTTGCCGCACCGATTTTCTTTTTGCTGGGCTACTGGAGTAAAGGATGCGGTTCCATCGGCCGTCAGGCGAAAGTCACATACAGCGGGTCTTTTACGGAAGGGACGCTGGTGTCCCTGGATGAAAAGAAACTGGTTCTGAAAGACCCGGACTTTACTATCCCTTTAGAAACGATCGAAAAGATCGAATTTTTGGAAGACGCCCGATCCTTGCAAGCCGGCCAGGTTCCGTTAAGCGACGCGGAAAAAAACTTTATCGGTACGTATAAGCTTCAAGTAGGAATGCATAAAGGTGTGCTGGTTCTATTCCCGAGAAAGACGGGAGGGATCGGAGGTACTATGCGTTTTTCCAATTGGGGGAAAGGTGTAAACGAGTCCTTGGGTCAAATTAAAGTGATCGGAAAATCCATTCGATATACTAGATCCTGCACGGGGGCTCGCTGCTCGGAGATCGGCAGTAACGTTCCGTTTAGCCAAACCTATACGGGCGAGCTCGAAGGCAAAAAAATCCAGGGAGCCTACCAAGGCACCAATAGTTCTGGTCGCTGGACTGCGGAACGTTAA
- a CDS encoding DUF1574 domain-containing protein: MSERKIESEEVQNFLTKPYLFYPVLLFLFLFLMDKLFFLEKVRDYLKTEFTYIYYDVKQDLLKELIREYGNQAREKHKKKLVVLMGSSRMLYFKNQEILDFYPDWDVYNFSSAVTTPAYYLYFLERMTEAGVKPDFLVMEADPFQFNANSTTFKKSNLANSFDLRFILSHSWDLGRENVNYYLGNTFFGVSKNKPYLSNVVNRLTNQKFEMAELIKKMTIDSLYKDKGNAFSPAGAFVERDFGKLEDSSIRTIGWIYPKYAPSEMQFKFYENILSLVKENRIPTLVVRPAVSLPLEKLLDELKIPAPWWERILPINQSYGIPFIDMAEAKDYDCNAFADSGHMAIDCYRPFLRFIRLNWQETEDRGQVTEH; the protein is encoded by the coding sequence GTGTCCGAACGGAAAATTGAATCCGAGGAAGTCCAGAATTTCCTCACGAAACCGTATCTATTCTATCCCGTACTCCTCTTTTTATTCCTATTCTTAATGGATAAACTTTTCTTTTTGGAAAAGGTTCGGGATTACCTAAAAACCGAATTCACATATATTTACTACGACGTTAAACAGGATTTATTAAAAGAACTGATCCGCGAATACGGGAATCAGGCCCGCGAAAAGCATAAGAAGAAATTAGTCGTTTTGATGGGTTCTTCCCGGATGCTTTATTTTAAGAACCAGGAAATTTTGGATTTTTATCCGGACTGGGACGTATATAATTTTTCTTCGGCGGTAACGACTCCCGCCTATTATCTGTATTTTTTGGAGAGGATGACGGAGGCCGGCGTTAAACCCGACTTTCTAGTCATGGAGGCGGACCCTTTCCAATTCAATGCAAACAGTACTACATTCAAAAAATCGAATCTTGCCAATAGTTTCGACCTGAGATTTATTCTATCTCACTCTTGGGACCTGGGCCGAGAAAACGTAAATTATTATCTCGGAAATACGTTCTTCGGCGTGAGTAAAAACAAGCCCTATCTTTCCAACGTAGTGAACCGGCTTACGAACCAAAAGTTCGAAATGGCCGAGCTCATCAAGAAAATGACGATTGATTCCTTGTACAAGGATAAAGGTAACGCTTTTTCCCCCGCGGGAGCTTTTGTGGAGCGGGACTTCGGAAAGTTGGAGGACAGCTCCATCCGTACGATCGGCTGGATTTACCCGAAGTATGCTCCTTCCGAAATGCAATTTAAGTTTTATGAGAATATTCTTTCTTTGGTAAAGGAAAATCGAATTCCTACGCTCGTCGTTCGTCCGGCAGTATCGCTTCCTTTGGAAAAACTTTTAGACGAACTAAAAATTCCGGCTCCTTGGTGGGAAAGAATTCTACCGATCAACCAATCCTACGGAATTCCTTTTATCGATATGGCGGAGGCCAAAGATTACGATTGCAACGCATTTGCGGACAGCGGTCACATGGCCATCGATTGTTATCGCCCTTTTTTGCGATTTATTCGATTGAATTGGCAGGAGACTGAAGACAGAGGACAGGTGACAGAACATTGA
- the batB gene encoding VWA domain-containing protein BatB: MTDEILRGLLIGTGIIYLIYVLSRAVFYFFWRSWVSKYPGLRREASLPSVFLIVSRLICLGLALILCAMSFQQNAGPKSKEEETLYGVDFLFLVDVSLSMQAIDTSPTRLVRAKETILRILPGLTGNRFGMIVFAATPFVYCPMTSDVSAFADYVRGLDVDMVGDRGTDLDAAFRKAEEVLRSNRVFRSRVVVLITDGEDAQNPGVFRFPADLIVWSVGTLEGGPIAYKEEGAILNGYLTRDGSLAPYENSPGVVRTRANESFLKSLAEANGGEFLSLNRTSPSSTDLMARVRFMDKNASKRVKDLRRAEGYRNFLLPAFLLLLFDFIVLEAWGKYSKLLHWKFLSVVLILYGFMMSSGNLSAVELDPGGNRVKEGNEAYEEGNFPEAVERYKEAESYFPGDPRLEFNRGTSKYKTGDLDTALRHFEKALESKDTQLRSKAYFNLGNTYLRLGDRKKAAESFLRSLKENPKQEAARKNLEWLRKLPPPQKKESSNSGNQNNQGKPKGESRQQEPEENGADGRSARKKDGQRDQKSKSESDLERMMDSLDLDAVKRKSIGSRNREVFW, translated from the coding sequence ATGACCGATGAGATTCTACGCGGGCTCTTAATCGGTACCGGGATTATCTACCTCATCTATGTTCTTTCAAGAGCGGTATTCTATTTCTTTTGGCGGAGCTGGGTGTCTAAATATCCGGGACTGCGTAGAGAAGCGAGTCTTCCTTCCGTATTTCTCATCGTATCGAGACTGATTTGTCTCGGCTTGGCATTGATTCTTTGTGCTATGAGCTTTCAGCAGAACGCGGGACCCAAGTCTAAGGAAGAGGAAACGTTGTACGGCGTGGATTTTCTTTTTCTGGTGGATGTAAGTCTTTCGATGCAGGCGATAGATACGTCGCCCACGAGACTCGTTAGGGCAAAGGAAACGATTTTGCGAATTCTTCCCGGGTTGACCGGGAATCGGTTCGGCATGATCGTATTTGCTGCGACCCCGTTCGTATATTGCCCGATGACTTCGGACGTAAGCGCTTTTGCCGATTACGTTCGCGGATTGGATGTGGATATGGTAGGAGATCGAGGAACGGATTTAGACGCGGCTTTTCGGAAGGCCGAAGAAGTCTTACGGTCCAATCGAGTCTTTCGCAGTCGAGTCGTAGTCTTGATTACGGACGGGGAAGATGCCCAAAATCCGGGAGTGTTTCGATTTCCGGCCGATCTAATCGTTTGGTCTGTGGGAACTTTGGAGGGAGGTCCGATCGCGTATAAGGAAGAGGGGGCTATTTTAAACGGGTATCTGACCCGAGACGGCTCCTTGGCTCCCTACGAAAATTCTCCCGGAGTAGTTCGTACAAGGGCGAATGAATCGTTTCTAAAATCTCTGGCGGAAGCGAACGGCGGAGAATTTCTTTCCTTGAATAGGACCAGCCCTAGTTCTACCGATCTGATGGCAAGAGTCCGCTTTATGGATAAGAACGCCAGTAAGAGAGTGAAAGACTTAAGAAGAGCGGAAGGATACAGAAATTTCCTTTTGCCGGCCTTCTTGTTATTATTATTCGATTTCATCGTTTTGGAAGCGTGGGGGAAATATTCCAAATTACTACATTGGAAGTTCCTGTCAGTCGTTCTTATACTTTACGGTTTCATGATGAGCTCTGGGAATTTGTCTGCGGTGGAATTGGACCCGGGAGGGAATAGGGTTAAGGAGGGAAACGAAGCCTACGAAGAGGGAAATTTTCCGGAAGCCGTCGAACGATACAAGGAAGCCGAATCTTACTTTCCGGGCGATCCTAGATTGGAGTTCAATCGAGGAACTTCGAAATACAAGACCGGGGATTTGGATACCGCTTTACGACATTTCGAAAAAGCGTTAGAATCGAAAGACACTCAACTTAGATCCAAGGCCTATTTTAATTTAGGAAACACCTATCTTCGGTTAGGTGATCGAAAAAAGGCCGCGGAAAGTTTTTTGAGATCCTTGAAGGAAAATCCTAAACAGGAGGCCGCTAGAAAAAATTTGGAGTGGCTTCGGAAACTTCCGCCTCCGCAAAAGAAAGAATCTTCGAATTCCGGAAATCAAAATAACCAAGGAAAACCGAAAGGCGAAAGCAGACAACAAGAGCCGGAAGAGAACGGAGCGGATGGTCGATCGGCGAGGAAGAAGGACGGGCAACGGGATCAAAAATCCAAATCGGAATCGGATCTGGAGAGAATGATGGACTCCTTGGATTTGGACGCGGTGAAACGAAAAAGCATCGGTTCCAGGAACCGGGAGGTTTTTTGGTGA